The following coding sequences lie in one Arthrobacter sp. PGP41 genomic window:
- a CDS encoding TetR/AcrR family transcriptional regulator, giving the protein MSRTATSSARAPRADARRNRDHILDAAEQYFSKHGVGGSLDAIAKQAGVGAGTLYRHFPNREALLAALLAARDEALMSRRDELRTKAANAADALDGWLEALTEWAGAFDGLPDPLRAAAATSTSPLAVTCEGFITTTEEFLHAAQRDGSARKEIRARDLFLVALATSWVRGAALADGTSAAALAGITRNGWELNSSYTRGVSATTAD; this is encoded by the coding sequence ATGTCCAGGACCGCCACGAGCAGCGCCCGCGCCCCGCGGGCGGATGCCCGACGCAATCGAGATCACATCCTCGACGCCGCCGAGCAGTACTTCTCTAAGCACGGAGTGGGCGGCTCGCTCGACGCGATCGCGAAACAAGCAGGCGTCGGCGCGGGAACCCTGTACCGGCATTTTCCCAACCGGGAAGCTCTGCTCGCGGCCTTGCTCGCCGCGCGCGATGAGGCGTTGATGTCCCGCAGAGACGAGCTCCGCACCAAGGCGGCTAACGCGGCCGACGCACTCGACGGCTGGCTCGAAGCGCTAACCGAGTGGGCAGGCGCGTTCGACGGGCTGCCCGACCCCCTCCGCGCTGCGGCGGCCACCAGCACATCCCCGCTCGCAGTTACATGCGAAGGATTCATCACAACAACCGAGGAGTTCTTGCACGCCGCACAACGAGATGGAAGTGCCCGGAAGGAGATTCGGGCACGGGATCTCTTCTTGGTCGCACTGGCCACGAGCTGGGTCCGCGGAGCGGCTTTGGCCGATGGCACATCCGCCGCGGCCCTGGCCGGTATCACCAGAAACGGGTGGGAACTGAACTCGTCCTACACACGCGGGGTGTCAGCGACAACCGCCGACTAG
- a CDS encoding NADPH-dependent F420 reductase — MYIPWCSPWDPATKENQMKITVIGAGAIGGNLARRLSEAGHDVNVADARGPEAIATEVVAAGAHAVELDGAVEDRDVVILSVPFSVQPKLTDLLTKAPADAIIVDTSNYYPSMVGPVAAVDAGQVESAWSQEQLGRPVVKTWNAALAGTQQTKGLPAGSPGRIAIPVAADSAEARATVMGLVDDTGFDPFDAGVIADSWRQQPGTPAYCTELGLEDLAKAIAAAEKDKAPVTRDQLGERFASLEAMPSLDETVAINRSAHE; from the coding sequence GTGTACATCCCCTGGTGCTCTCCATGGGATCCTGCGACAAAGGAAAACCAGATGAAGATTACTGTTATCGGCGCCGGAGCTATCGGCGGGAACCTTGCACGCCGACTGAGCGAGGCCGGCCACGATGTGAACGTGGCCGATGCTCGTGGACCCGAGGCTATTGCCACCGAGGTCGTCGCCGCGGGCGCACATGCCGTAGAACTCGATGGTGCAGTGGAGGACCGTGACGTGGTCATCCTGTCGGTTCCGTTTTCCGTCCAGCCCAAGCTCACCGATCTGCTCACCAAGGCACCCGCGGACGCGATCATCGTTGACACCTCGAACTACTACCCATCCATGGTCGGGCCGGTAGCAGCCGTCGACGCCGGTCAGGTCGAAAGCGCATGGAGCCAGGAACAGCTCGGGCGCCCCGTGGTTAAGACATGGAATGCAGCACTGGCCGGTACCCAGCAGACCAAGGGACTCCCCGCAGGATCTCCTGGCCGAATTGCAATCCCTGTCGCTGCGGACTCCGCCGAGGCTCGTGCGACGGTCATGGGCCTCGTTGACGACACCGGCTTTGACCCCTTCGACGCCGGCGTAATTGCCGACTCGTGGCGTCAGCAGCCCGGCACCCCGGCCTACTGCACCGAGCTGGGCCTGGAAGACCTCGCCAAGGCTATTGCCGCGGCTGAGAAAGACAAGGCGCCCGTGACGCGTGACCAGCTGGGCGAGCGCTTCGCTTCACTCGAGGCAATGCCCTCGTTAGACGAGACGGTCGCCATCAACCGTTCGGCACACGAGTGA
- a CDS encoding mandelate racemase/muconate lactonizing enzyme family protein — protein MKIVSAHVGTIPISSSIRNAFIDFTKMDCTIIALVSDVFVDGKPLVGYGFNSNGRYNATGILKDRILPRIMDAPSEDLLDEDGQLSPEKAWDLMMSNEKPGGHGERSVAVGVADMALHDLAAKIAGVPLYRWISDHYGDGNPDKDVFVYAAGGYYAPGKSLEDLQNEMRGFLAKGYDVVKMKIGGADLAEDLRRIEAVIEVLDGDGSRLMVDVNGKFDLETALEYGKAIDQYGLFWYEEVGDPLDYALNATLSEHYKNPIATGENLFSLQDARNLVRYGGMRPDRDFIQVDPALSYGLTEYRRIQDMLAQHGWSSRRCIPHGGHQFSLHIAAALKLGGNESYPGEFQPTGGFTDDAVIVNSRVAPGDLPGIGLEGKAEFYKVLRELHS, from the coding sequence ATGAAAATCGTTTCCGCTCACGTAGGCACCATCCCCATCAGTTCCTCGATCCGGAACGCCTTCATTGACTTCACCAAGATGGACTGCACGATCATCGCGCTTGTCTCTGATGTGTTCGTCGACGGAAAGCCTCTGGTGGGCTACGGGTTTAACTCCAATGGCCGCTACAACGCCACGGGCATCTTGAAGGACCGCATCCTTCCGCGGATCATGGATGCCCCGTCCGAGGACCTTCTGGATGAGGACGGCCAGCTTTCGCCGGAAAAGGCGTGGGACCTGATGATGTCCAACGAGAAGCCCGGCGGCCATGGTGAGCGCTCGGTCGCTGTTGGCGTGGCCGACATGGCCCTGCACGACCTGGCCGCGAAGATCGCCGGCGTCCCGCTGTACCGGTGGATCTCTGATCACTATGGTGACGGCAACCCGGACAAGGATGTCTTCGTCTACGCCGCCGGCGGTTACTACGCACCGGGCAAGTCCCTGGAGGACCTGCAGAACGAAATGCGCGGCTTCCTGGCCAAGGGCTACGACGTGGTCAAGATGAAGATCGGCGGCGCCGACCTGGCCGAAGACCTTCGCCGCATCGAAGCCGTGATCGAGGTTCTCGACGGCGACGGCTCCCGCCTGATGGTGGACGTCAACGGCAAGTTTGACCTGGAGACGGCGCTGGAATACGGCAAAGCCATCGACCAGTACGGGCTGTTCTGGTACGAGGAAGTCGGCGACCCGCTGGACTACGCCCTGAACGCCACTCTCTCCGAGCACTATAAAAACCCGATCGCAACCGGGGAGAACCTGTTCTCCCTCCAGGACGCCCGCAACCTGGTCCGCTACGGCGGGATGCGCCCGGACCGCGACTTCATCCAGGTCGACCCGGCCCTGAGCTACGGCCTGACTGAATACCGCCGGATCCAGGACATGCTCGCCCAGCACGGCTGGTCCTCACGCCGCTGCATCCCGCACGGCGGACACCAGTTCTCCCTACACATCGCCGCAGCCCTCAAGCTCGGCGGAAACGAGTCCTACCCGGGCGAGTTCCAGCCCACCGGCGGCTTCACCGACGACGCGGTCATCGTCAACAGCCGCGTGGCCCCGGGCGACCTGCCCGGCATCGGCCTTGAAGGCAAGGCAGAGTTCTACAAGGTCCTGCGCGAACTGCACAGCTAA
- a CDS encoding ArsR/SmtB family transcription factor: protein MASRLANPLTMPDEQDLDLFAVMSALVDPTRRAIVEMVAAAPGEACSRSDFGVSKSALTRHWRVLREAGVIKQEAQGNRHRNWLRREELDRRFPGLLDLVIAADASSKTDSPSSH, encoded by the coding sequence GTGGCAAGTCGTTTAGCAAACCCGTTGACCATGCCGGATGAACAAGACCTGGACCTGTTCGCGGTGATGTCTGCGCTCGTCGACCCCACCCGCCGCGCGATCGTGGAAATGGTTGCCGCGGCGCCTGGAGAGGCGTGCAGCAGGTCGGACTTCGGCGTTTCGAAATCGGCACTGACCCGGCACTGGCGCGTTCTTCGAGAGGCGGGCGTCATCAAGCAAGAAGCCCAGGGCAATCGGCACAGGAACTGGCTCCGCAGAGAGGAGCTCGACCGACGCTTCCCTGGCCTGTTGGACTTGGTAATCGCCGCGGACGCGAGTTCCAAGACCGATTCACCTTCGAGTCACTAA
- a CDS encoding GntR family transcriptional regulator produces MSTTNVFSSKGSLAYSELRQLILSGGLAPGSRVSQYELADKMQMSITPLREAIRRLSSEGLIIMDTHRDSRVADVSASEARELLEVRLSLEPSATELAAHRRTEADIVAMRIAAEKLLPVTRVWGEDAITAHRDFHRAVYAASHNTSMIKLLDDLWDKSDRYRRLGLELPSGDEPRTIDLNQHHQILELVASGDGPGAAELARTHIANSLTASVTGALEERENVQGVTLENTA; encoded by the coding sequence ATGAGCACCACGAACGTTTTTTCCAGTAAGGGCAGTCTGGCGTACAGCGAACTCCGCCAGCTGATCCTCTCTGGCGGCCTTGCCCCCGGCTCACGCGTTTCCCAGTACGAACTGGCGGACAAGATGCAGATGAGCATCACACCCCTGCGCGAAGCGATCCGCCGACTCTCAAGCGAAGGCCTGATCATCATGGACACCCACCGGGACTCCCGCGTGGCTGACGTGAGTGCGTCAGAGGCCCGCGAACTGCTGGAAGTCCGCCTCTCGCTGGAGCCGTCAGCGACCGAGCTGGCGGCACACCGCCGGACCGAAGCCGACATCGTCGCCATGCGGATTGCAGCCGAGAAGCTCCTGCCGGTCACCCGGGTCTGGGGCGAAGACGCCATCACAGCACACCGCGATTTCCACCGGGCCGTCTACGCCGCCTCCCACAACACCAGCATGATCAAGCTCCTCGATGACCTGTGGGACAAGTCCGACCGCTACCGTCGCCTCGGCCTGGAACTTCCCTCCGGCGATGAACCCCGCACCATCGACCTTAACCAGCACCACCAGATCCTTGAACTTGTCGCCTCCGGCGATGGCCCCGGCGCAGCCGAACTCGCCCGGACCCACATCGCCAACAGCCTCACAGCCTCAGTAACCGGAGCCCTGGAGGAACGCGAGAACGTCCAAGGTGTAACCCTGGAGAACACTGCCTGA
- a CDS encoding flavin reductase family protein, whose translation MRHSFAAYPTGMALIAAEVNSQNEAMLANSFTSLSLDPPLVSMAFTHTSTTWPRLRQAKELGITILGESHLALVSQLRLSGPARLDGITLDHATAQARTLPQAAATFVVRPHQHVPAGDHELVLFEVIDHQRYDDMSPLTFYNRQVATIQCERE comes from the coding sequence ATGCGTCACTCCTTCGCCGCCTACCCCACCGGAATGGCACTTATAGCCGCCGAGGTCAACAGCCAGAACGAGGCGATGCTCGCGAACTCCTTCACCAGCCTTTCTCTGGACCCGCCACTCGTCTCCATGGCCTTTACCCATACCTCGACCACCTGGCCCCGGCTTCGCCAAGCGAAAGAGTTGGGTATCACGATTCTGGGAGAGTCTCACCTCGCACTCGTGTCTCAGCTTCGCCTGTCCGGCCCCGCCCGGCTCGACGGCATCACTCTAGATCACGCCACCGCCCAGGCACGCACCCTGCCGCAGGCGGCAGCCACCTTCGTCGTTCGGCCCCACCAGCACGTGCCGGCTGGTGACCACGAGCTCGTTCTCTTCGAAGTCATAGACCACCAGCGCTACGACGACATGAGCCCCTTGACCTTTTACAACCGTCAGGTCGCTACGATCCAGTGCGAGAGAGAGTAG
- a CDS encoding NtaA/DmoA family FMN-dependent monooxygenase (This protein belongs to a clade of FMN-dependent monooxygenases, within a broader family of flavin-dependent oxidoreductases, the luciferase-like monooxygenase (LMM) family, some of whose members use coenzyme F420 rather than FMN.) encodes MSRKKMHLAAASATPYGASPYAWLEPGVDPHDYDNIHVLVRAAQAAERGMFDFLFLGDFLAQTQRSEAHAPNQTLEPTIVATAIALATERIGLVTTVSATFQEPYNIARVLKSLDVVSGGRMGWNAVTTSSPQAAANFGRAIEDRDTRYARADEVVQIVQALWGSWEEDAWIGDQQSRRITDLSKISPVNLRGTYVSSRGPLEIPPSKQGQPVMAHAGASPHSLAFAGRYADVLISEVFTIEEARHQRSAVRHAAESAGRSPDDVKFFVGVMPTIASTHAEALARRGKLIEPDIEQQVRHLGQLLGLPLGTIDLDAPLRADQLAVARANPGDPRSPRALEVAKEGWTVRQVLHHAVIDYHPSPIGPPEVIADHLQEWFEADAADGFWVIPGVIPEGMESFVDGVIPILQQRGLFRTEYEGETLRENLGIDHQYGLHRRTRTP; translated from the coding sequence ATGTCCCGTAAGAAGATGCATCTGGCCGCAGCAAGTGCCACTCCCTACGGCGCCAGCCCTTACGCGTGGTTGGAACCCGGGGTCGATCCCCACGACTACGACAACATCCACGTCCTGGTGCGCGCCGCTCAGGCCGCCGAACGTGGCATGTTCGATTTCCTTTTCCTCGGCGACTTCCTCGCGCAGACCCAGCGCAGTGAGGCGCACGCGCCGAACCAGACCCTCGAGCCGACCATCGTGGCTACCGCCATCGCCCTGGCTACCGAGCGGATCGGTCTCGTCACCACTGTCAGCGCCACCTTCCAGGAGCCCTACAACATCGCCCGCGTGCTCAAGTCCCTCGACGTCGTTTCCGGCGGGCGCATGGGCTGGAACGCCGTGACCACCTCGTCACCTCAGGCCGCCGCGAATTTCGGGCGCGCGATCGAGGACCGTGACACTCGCTATGCCCGCGCAGACGAGGTCGTTCAGATCGTCCAGGCGCTCTGGGGGAGCTGGGAAGAGGATGCCTGGATCGGCGACCAGCAGTCCCGGAGGATCACCGACCTGTCCAAAATCTCGCCCGTGAACCTCAGAGGAACTTACGTCTCCTCCCGCGGCCCACTGGAGATCCCGCCCTCCAAGCAGGGCCAGCCGGTCATGGCCCACGCTGGCGCCAGCCCGCACAGCCTCGCCTTCGCCGGCCGCTACGCCGACGTCCTTATCAGTGAGGTCTTTACCATAGAGGAGGCCCGGCATCAGCGCTCAGCAGTGCGCCACGCCGCCGAATCTGCCGGTCGCAGCCCTGATGATGTCAAGTTCTTCGTCGGAGTGATGCCCACCATCGCGTCGACCCACGCGGAGGCTCTTGCTCGACGCGGAAAGCTGATCGAACCCGACATCGAGCAGCAGGTGCGCCATCTCGGCCAGCTCCTCGGCTTGCCGTTGGGGACAATCGACCTCGACGCCCCACTGCGCGCGGATCAGTTGGCCGTCGCACGGGCCAACCCCGGTGACCCGCGATCGCCTAGAGCGCTTGAGGTCGCCAAGGAAGGCTGGACCGTGCGTCAAGTACTCCACCACGCCGTCATCGACTACCACCCTTCCCCTATCGGTCCCCCCGAAGTCATCGCCGATCACCTGCAGGAATGGTTCGAAGCTGATGCCGCGGACGGCTTCTGGGTCATCCCCGGTGTTATTCCCGAGGGAATGGAGTCCTTCGTCGACGGAGTCATTCCGATCCTGCAGCAGCGCGGCCTGTTCCGCACCGAGTACGAAGGCGAGACCCTCCGCGAGAATCTCGGCATCGACCACCAGTACGGACTGCACCGTCGAACGCGGACTCCCTAA
- a CDS encoding NtaA/DmoA family FMN-dependent monooxygenase (This protein belongs to a clade of FMN-dependent monooxygenases, within a broader family of flavin-dependent oxidoreductases, the luciferase-like monooxygenase (LMM) family, some of whose members use coenzyme F420 rather than FMN.) — protein MTRQMLIGLHLGNGYGNLPGAWRAPGVDPTSYTSFDAKVRHAQAAERGKLQFLFLPDGPTHVGDIANEPPNFNLDVMVTLAAVARETSHIGLVATGSTTFNEPFNLARQFKALDVLSHGRTGWNAVTSSGEDVAANYGQHIPSSPERYGRAHETVQLVQALWGSWGQTAWVHDKATGRFADPEQVAPINLGGEHVASRGPLYIPPSEQGQPVIFHAGGSRNAHEFAGRWANAVIGAAFTIDDARAQRTAFREAAERAGRNPDEIKFFAGLMTTITPDKREGLDRRITLSARTFPHRAAYLGRMLGLYLDPAHLDEPLSLAQLSEARPSPTDPRSIHALKIAREGWTVRDILAHGVIDYHPVIVGPAAEAADHMQSWFESDAVDGFWVSPDIYNSGVDAFVDSVVPILQDRGLFHRDYDGATLRDHLNSPAQYGVDPRVTR, from the coding sequence ATGACCAGACAGATGCTCATCGGCCTGCACTTGGGTAACGGGTACGGCAACCTGCCTGGCGCCTGGCGCGCCCCAGGAGTCGATCCCACAAGCTATACGAGCTTCGACGCGAAAGTTCGGCACGCCCAGGCCGCCGAGCGCGGAAAACTCCAATTCCTGTTCCTCCCCGACGGCCCCACCCACGTCGGCGACATCGCGAACGAGCCACCCAACTTCAACCTCGACGTCATGGTCACCTTGGCAGCGGTCGCCCGCGAAACTAGCCATATCGGCCTCGTCGCCACCGGCTCCACCACCTTCAACGAACCATTCAACCTCGCCCGACAGTTCAAAGCACTCGACGTCCTGAGTCACGGACGGACGGGATGGAACGCCGTCACGTCCAGCGGCGAAGACGTCGCCGCCAACTACGGCCAACATATTCCGTCCAGCCCGGAACGCTACGGAAGAGCACACGAGACCGTCCAACTCGTGCAGGCTCTCTGGGGCAGCTGGGGCCAGACCGCCTGGGTACACGACAAGGCCACGGGCCGTTTCGCCGACCCGGAGCAGGTCGCCCCGATCAACCTTGGTGGCGAACACGTCGCCTCCCGCGGGCCCCTGTACATTCCTCCGTCCGAACAGGGGCAACCCGTCATCTTCCACGCCGGAGGCAGTCGAAACGCCCACGAGTTCGCCGGACGCTGGGCAAACGCCGTCATCGGCGCGGCCTTCACGATCGACGATGCGCGTGCACAGCGCACCGCGTTCCGTGAAGCAGCCGAACGCGCCGGACGGAACCCGGACGAGATCAAGTTCTTCGCCGGCCTGATGACGACGATCACCCCCGATAAACGAGAAGGCCTCGATCGCCGCATCACGCTGAGCGCACGAACGTTCCCTCATCGCGCTGCGTATCTCGGGCGGATGCTCGGCCTGTACCTTGATCCCGCACACCTCGATGAACCACTCTCCCTTGCGCAGTTATCCGAAGCTCGACCATCACCGACCGACCCCCGCTCGATCCACGCACTGAAGATCGCGCGCGAAGGCTGGACCGTCCGCGACATACTCGCGCACGGCGTCATCGACTACCACCCCGTCATCGTCGGCCCGGCAGCCGAAGCCGCCGACCACATGCAGAGTTGGTTCGAATCCGACGCCGTCGACGGCTTCTGGGTATCCCCGGACATCTATAACAGCGGAGTCGATGCCTTCGTCGACAGCGTCGTGCCGATCCTCCAAGACCGAGGTCTGTTCCACCGGGACTATGACGGCGCCACCCTGCGCGATCATTTGAACTCCCCAGCCCAATATGGAGTCGACCCGCGCGTAACACGGTGA
- a CDS encoding SDR family NAD(P)-dependent oxidoreductase — translation MSRLKGKVAIITGAASGIGLATAQLFAAEGAKVVATDISEDALARAVEEIAATGAEVLTHTLDVSSPESWKSVVADVTAAWGTIDILVNNAGIALAKGLLETELDEWNKVLAINTTGTWLGMKNVIPSMQTAGRGAIVNVSSLGGIISGAADGASAAYSASKGAVRSLTKHAANYFAGDSIRVNSVHPGPIYTNLIKNYGVTKEQAADAANSILPPHIGEASDVAYGILYLASDEAGFVTGEELIIDGGYAAH, via the coding sequence ATGTCACGCTTAAAAGGCAAGGTTGCCATCATCACCGGAGCTGCCAGCGGTATCGGTCTTGCCACCGCTCAGCTCTTCGCAGCCGAGGGGGCCAAGGTCGTCGCGACCGACATCTCCGAGGATGCACTCGCCCGTGCGGTTGAGGAAATTGCCGCCACGGGAGCGGAGGTGCTCACACATACGCTCGACGTCAGTTCTCCCGAGTCCTGGAAGAGCGTGGTCGCGGACGTCACTGCTGCGTGGGGGACCATCGACATCCTGGTCAATAACGCCGGCATCGCCCTCGCCAAGGGTCTTCTCGAGACTGAACTCGACGAGTGGAACAAGGTACTCGCGATCAACACCACCGGCACCTGGCTGGGAATGAAGAACGTCATTCCCAGCATGCAGACCGCCGGGCGCGGAGCCATCGTGAACGTGTCGTCGCTGGGTGGAATCATCTCAGGGGCGGCCGATGGCGCCAGCGCCGCCTACTCGGCTTCAAAGGGTGCGGTGCGATCCCTGACCAAGCACGCGGCAAACTATTTCGCCGGTGACAGTATCCGGGTGAACTCCGTCCACCCGGGGCCCATCTACACAAACCTCATCAAGAACTATGGCGTCACCAAAGAACAGGCTGCGGATGCCGCCAACTCAATTCTGCCGCCGCACATCGGCGAGGCATCAGACGTCGCTTACGGCATCCTGTATCTCGCGTCCGACGAGGCCGGATTCGTCACCGGTGAGGAACTGATCATCGACGGCGGCTACGCCGCCCACTAG
- a CDS encoding MDR family MFS transporter produces the protein MSGTSTASLPHVAHTHPQEVDGRNRLAIGVLLASTFVVILNETIMSVALPHLMDDFDIEASAAQWLTTAFLLSMAVVIPITGFLLQRVSTRAIFSSAMSLFSIGTLIAAIAPGFEILVGARVVQALGTAIMIPLLFTTMFTLVPAERRGRVMGNVSIVISVAPAVGPTVSGLILSALSWRWMFIIVLPVAVLALVVGVLRIPNVSEPRKTPLDYVSVVLSAIGFGGLVFGLSHIGETEAGISSPTSWAPLALGAAGIALFILRQLQLQRTDRALLDLRTFTSSGFTLAMAVIAIYTTTLFGTLTLLPIYTQIVLELDALTTGLLMLPGGLVMGFLAPFVGRIYDKVGPTVLVVPGSIIVSGALWFMTTLGAGSSIVTVLVAHIVLSIGLALAFTPLFTSGLASLSPQFYSHGSATVSTVQQLAGAVGIAVFFTVMTATSTPRIEEGASVMAATADGIHAAFVCGAVLSLIAIPLAFFIRKPASSGPQVPVGH, from the coding sequence ATGTCAGGCACCTCCACCGCATCGCTTCCTCATGTGGCGCATACTCATCCGCAGGAGGTCGACGGGCGCAATCGGCTCGCGATCGGTGTGCTGCTCGCCTCAACGTTTGTCGTCATCCTGAACGAAACGATCATGAGCGTCGCACTTCCTCACCTCATGGACGATTTCGACATCGAGGCAAGCGCGGCGCAGTGGCTCACCACCGCCTTCCTCCTCAGCATGGCGGTCGTGATTCCGATCACCGGCTTCCTGCTGCAGCGCGTCAGTACCCGTGCGATCTTCAGCAGCGCCATGTCGTTGTTCAGTATCGGCACACTCATCGCGGCCATCGCGCCCGGCTTTGAGATCCTGGTCGGCGCACGCGTCGTGCAGGCCTTGGGTACAGCGATCATGATCCCCCTGCTTTTCACCACCATGTTCACCCTCGTCCCCGCAGAGCGACGCGGACGCGTGATGGGCAACGTCTCGATCGTGATCTCTGTCGCCCCCGCGGTCGGCCCGACCGTGTCGGGCCTCATCCTGAGCGCGCTGAGCTGGCGCTGGATGTTCATCATCGTGCTGCCGGTCGCCGTACTTGCTCTCGTGGTCGGGGTCCTGCGCATACCCAACGTCAGCGAGCCGCGCAAGACCCCGCTCGATTACGTGTCGGTCGTTCTTTCGGCCATCGGCTTCGGCGGGCTCGTTTTTGGCCTCAGTCACATCGGCGAGACCGAGGCAGGAATCTCCAGCCCGACCAGCTGGGCGCCCCTCGCCCTTGGCGCAGCAGGCATCGCGCTTTTCATCCTGCGCCAGTTGCAGCTGCAACGCACAGACCGCGCACTGCTTGACCTGCGCACCTTCACGAGCTCGGGCTTCACGCTCGCGATGGCCGTGATCGCGATCTACACGACCACACTGTTTGGCACTCTCACCCTGCTGCCGATATACACGCAGATCGTGCTCGAACTCGATGCCCTGACCACCGGCTTGCTGATGCTGCCCGGCGGACTTGTGATGGGGTTCCTCGCGCCGTTCGTCGGGCGCATCTATGACAAAGTCGGACCGACCGTACTCGTTGTTCCGGGCTCGATCATCGTGAGCGGTGCGTTGTGGTTCATGACGACGCTGGGCGCTGGTTCGAGCATCGTCACGGTCCTCGTCGCCCACATCGTGCTGAGTATCGGCCTGGCCCTCGCATTCACCCCGTTGTTCACCTCGGGGCTCGCATCGCTCAGCCCGCAGTTCTACTCCCACGGCAGCGCCACGGTCAGCACCGTACAGCAGCTCGCCGGCGCGGTCGGCATCGCGGTGTTTTTCACGGTGATGACTGCGACATCGACACCGCGAATCGAAGAAGGGGCCAGCGTCATGGCGGCCACGGCCGACGGCATCCACGCCGCGTTCGTCTGTGGAGCGGTCCTCTCGCTTATCGCAATCCCGCTCGCATTCTTCATCCGCAAGCCCGCCTCCAGCGGTCCCCAGGTGCCCGTTGGGCACTGA